One Hyphomicrobiales bacterium DNA segment encodes these proteins:
- a CDS encoding single-stranded DNA-binding protein, with amino-acid sequence MAGSVNKVILIGNLGADPEIKRMQDGRPVVNLRIATSESWRDKNTGERRERTEWHRVVIFNEGLCRIAEQYLRKGSKVYLEGQLQTREWEDQTGNKRWTTEIVLQGFNSSLTMLDGRSGGSEGGGFGGGGGGYGGGGGSDFGRSGPMDQGSGGGGGRGGPSRQDDMDDEIPF; translated from the coding sequence ATGGCCGGCAGCGTCAACAAAGTCATTCTGATTGGCAATCTGGGTGCCGATCCCGAAATCAAGCGGATGCAGGATGGACGCCCCGTCGTCAATCTGCGCATCGCCACCAGCGAGTCCTGGCGCGACAAGAATACGGGCGAGCGCCGGGAGCGCACCGAGTGGCACCGTGTGGTGATCTTCAACGAAGGCCTGTGCCGGATTGCCGAGCAATACCTGCGCAAGGGCTCGAAGGTCTATCTCGAAGGCCAGCTGCAGACCCGCGAATGGGAAGATCAGACCGGCAACAAGCGCTGGACCACTGAAATCGTGCTGCAGGGCTTCAATAGCTCGCTGACCATGCTCGACGGGCGCAGCGGTGGCTCGGAAGGCGGCGGCTTCGGTGGCGGCGGCGGCGGATATGGCGGAGGCGGAGGCTCTGATTTCGGTCGCTCCGGGCCGATGGACCAGGGTTCCGGCGGCGGCGGCGGACGCGGCGGTCCCTCGCGGCAGGACGATATGGACGACGAAATTCCGTTCTAG
- a CDS encoding PilZ domain-containing protein, translating to MDNAQGQEQIRKRIQEMAEELRNSPRRRVVKQAKVVYGNFMFVLDCYIRDLSEDGARLKIDNPSEVPDQFHLFIPSEYLIFKSHVRWKKDGEIGIEFDGLPRNVLTDTDPRLSRFKFSS from the coding sequence ATGGACAACGCTCAGGGGCAAGAGCAGATCCGCAAGCGGATACAGGAAATGGCTGAGGAACTGCGCAATTCACCGCGCCGCCGGGTCGTTAAGCAGGCCAAGGTGGTGTACGGCAATTTCATGTTCGTGCTCGACTGCTATATCCGCGATCTGTCCGAGGACGGCGCGCGACTCAAGATCGACAATCCGAGCGAAGTGCCCGACCAGTTCCATCTGTTCATTCCGTCCGAATATCTGATCTTCAAGTCACATGTGCGCTGGAAGAAGGATGGCGAAATCGGGATCGAATTCGATGGCCTTCCGCGCAATGTGTTGACGGACACCGATCCGCGGCTTTCCCGGTTCAAATTCTCCAGCTGA